A genomic segment from Pseudoduganella chitinolytica encodes:
- a CDS encoding MFS transporter yields MTMQKLSTVEKVGFGAGDMALNVVISSMMLIITFFYTDIYGLRTEDLALLFLAVKVIGAVADLVMGQITDRFTNRFGRYRPWLLFLAVPYGVSVFFVFSTPDWGYDAKLVWAYSTYILMTLMTAGVGIPYISLISGLTSDPQDRLSANGYRLFFAKIGAFMVTIIVPLLAKEWGGGNPAVGYQAAMAVMALMGVALFLFCFFSTEERVHHVVERQPLLDQLKVLLKNDQWLILCGACVTGTIGYVVRGSVAMYYAKYYLGGDEAVVSAFLSTGVAAAILSMVASTWITKSYCKVKLFRNSQVVVALISLAIYLFVKPGDIVLAFVLYFLLSFIVDLHAPVFWSAIAETIDYGQVKTGTRVSGFAFGGISVCQKAGMGIAGVLVGVLLTHFQYQPNVAQTPLALTGIALMLTVIPGFFHLVMGLLMFRYRISDEYYGAVKAKMLTHGYAA; encoded by the coding sequence ATGACGATGCAAAAATTATCGACGGTGGAAAAGGTAGGCTTTGGCGCGGGCGACATGGCCCTGAACGTGGTGATCTCATCGATGATGCTGATCATTACCTTCTTCTATACCGACATCTACGGCCTGCGCACGGAAGACCTGGCGTTGCTGTTCCTGGCCGTGAAGGTGATCGGCGCCGTGGCCGACCTGGTGATGGGCCAGATCACGGACCGCTTCACCAACCGCTTCGGCCGCTACCGTCCCTGGCTGCTGTTCCTCGCCGTGCCGTACGGCGTTTCCGTGTTCTTCGTGTTCTCCACGCCCGACTGGGGCTATGACGCGAAGCTGGTCTGGGCCTATTCGACCTACATCCTGATGACGTTGATGACTGCCGGCGTGGGCATCCCGTACATCTCGCTGATCAGTGGACTGACGAGCGACCCGCAGGACCGCCTGTCGGCCAACGGCTATCGCCTGTTCTTCGCCAAGATCGGTGCGTTCATGGTGACGATCATCGTGCCGCTGCTGGCCAAGGAGTGGGGCGGCGGCAATCCGGCCGTCGGCTACCAGGCCGCGATGGCCGTGATGGCGTTGATGGGCGTCGCGCTGTTCCTGTTCTGCTTCTTCTCGACCGAGGAGCGCGTGCACCACGTGGTGGAGCGCCAGCCCCTGTTGGACCAACTGAAGGTGCTGCTGAAGAACGACCAGTGGCTGATCCTGTGCGGCGCCTGCGTCACCGGCACGATCGGCTACGTGGTGCGCGGCTCGGTCGCCATGTATTACGCCAAGTACTACCTGGGCGGCGACGAGGCCGTGGTGTCGGCGTTCCTGTCCACCGGCGTGGCGGCGGCGATCCTGTCGATGGTGGCGTCCACGTGGATCACCAAAAGCTACTGCAAGGTCAAGCTGTTCCGCAATTCGCAGGTCGTCGTCGCGCTGATCAGCCTTGCCATCTACCTGTTCGTCAAGCCGGGCGACATCGTGCTGGCGTTCGTCCTGTACTTCCTGCTGTCGTTCATCGTCGATCTGCATGCGCCCGTGTTCTGGTCGGCCATTGCCGAGACGATCGATTACGGCCAGGTGAAGACCGGCACCCGCGTGTCCGGCTTCGCGTTCGGCGGCATTTCGGTGTGCCAGAAGGCCGGCATGGGCATCGCCGGCGTGCTGGTCGGCGTGCTGCTGACGCACTTCCAGTACCAGCCCAACGTGGCGCAGACGCCGCTGGCGTTGACCGGCATCGCGCTGATGCTGACGGTGATCCCGGGCTTCTTCCATCTCGTGATGGGCCTGCTGATGTTCCGCTACCGGATCAGCGACGAATACTACGGCGCGGTGAAGGCCAAGATGCTCACGCACGGCTACGCCGCCTGA
- a CDS encoding TonB-dependent receptor — MKPIPSGRVAPNPNPFILKATVAALAAVGALSSASVWAQAADAAPAAVETSGASGAEATGTAVADAAPASVVTVTGIRSAARNAQAFKQNNEQVVDSIVADDIGKFPDKNVAEILGRITGVQIIREAGEAGNVVIRGLPGAVTLLNGREMFSAVSRSLFLADIPTTMLSRLDVYKSQGVDMVEGGTAGVIDVRTNRPFDFKGYTASLVGRAENRDKSSATDPQLSGMASNRWKTAYGEFGALVGYSYQRGRYQDEGAWVGVPLSIERGLTGPDTIGRVMTGGDRKRWAGNGVLQWRPNSDVEVFAEVINTRIEHDAQTNFLVGQLPLNKGATMTTVPGTNYLQSISKEGADQWTLTSTQGRRHYSRTTQAATGATWDVNEQWRLKTELARTISKFRNQNPIVDIVGYMPNVSGSIDNGVGSIDYPGGDIAGGSRFFLEKFFDQHSHDEGSSTDWRADAIYTPADKGFFRGFAGGVRIAKRRAASIHGIEGSVNHPGAYSPNQVMINSIPGFTCPSLSPAGNYGAATFAVPCASYLLNNTSDLRQAFTGSTTPNPEDPLSYYADIEKTQALYGKADIAFDAWSVPVDGSVGVRAVRTEQDLRGNSLINNAVVAASTKTTSTDYLPNLALRAKLREDLQARFTWVKATQRPAFADFNPGLVLHAAGNTTLATGTSGNPNLKPIESKNMDVALEWYFAPTGSVTGTVFSHEFKNYIRRKSTPETYDGITYDVSRPYNTSEGKLEGIEIAYKQFYDWLPGWLGGFGLEANGTYMHGGLTEPDGKVNSFAGMSKWAYNLIGLYERGDWSARVAYNWRSRFVSEYAYRATQYDLVVDPMKSLDASITYKLTKNLSLTVDGTNLTDFKYKDYHSEPALARDIRRYDRTIGVALRWKN, encoded by the coding sequence ATGAAGCCTATCCCTTCGGGCCGTGTCGCGCCCAATCCCAACCCTTTCATATTGAAAGCCACCGTGGCGGCGCTCGCGGCTGTCGGTGCGCTGAGCAGCGCCTCCGTCTGGGCGCAGGCCGCTGACGCCGCACCGGCCGCGGTCGAGACTTCGGGTGCCAGCGGGGCCGAAGCGACGGGCACCGCGGTCGCCGATGCCGCCCCCGCCAGCGTCGTTACCGTCACGGGCATCCGCAGCGCGGCCCGCAACGCCCAGGCCTTCAAGCAGAACAACGAGCAGGTCGTCGACTCCATCGTGGCCGACGACATCGGCAAGTTCCCCGACAAGAACGTGGCCGAGATCCTGGGTCGTATCACGGGCGTGCAGATCATCCGCGAGGCGGGCGAGGCGGGCAATGTCGTCATCCGCGGCCTGCCGGGCGCCGTTACCTTGCTGAACGGCCGCGAGATGTTCTCCGCCGTCAGCCGCAGCCTGTTCCTGGCCGATATCCCGACCACGATGCTGTCGCGCCTGGACGTCTACAAATCGCAGGGCGTGGACATGGTCGAAGGCGGGACCGCGGGCGTGATCGACGTGCGCACCAACCGGCCGTTCGACTTCAAGGGCTACACGGCCAGCCTGGTGGGCCGGGCCGAGAACCGCGACAAGTCCAGCGCCACCGATCCGCAGCTGTCCGGCATGGCGTCGAACCGCTGGAAGACGGCCTATGGCGAATTCGGCGCGCTGGTCGGTTATTCGTACCAGCGCGGCCGCTACCAGGACGAAGGCGCGTGGGTGGGCGTACCGCTGTCCATCGAGCGCGGCCTGACGGGCCCGGACACCATCGGCCGCGTGATGACGGGCGGCGACCGCAAGCGCTGGGCCGGCAACGGTGTGCTGCAGTGGCGTCCGAACTCGGATGTCGAGGTGTTCGCGGAGGTGATCAATACCCGCATCGAACACGATGCCCAGACCAATTTCCTCGTCGGCCAGCTGCCCCTGAACAAGGGCGCCACCATGACGACGGTGCCCGGTACGAACTACCTGCAGTCGATCAGCAAGGAGGGCGCCGACCAGTGGACGCTGACGTCCACGCAGGGCCGTCGCCATTATTCGCGCACCACGCAGGCCGCCACCGGCGCCACGTGGGACGTCAACGAGCAGTGGCGCCTGAAGACGGAGCTGGCACGCACGATCAGCAAGTTCCGCAACCAGAACCCGATCGTCGACATCGTCGGCTACATGCCGAACGTGTCCGGCAGCATCGACAACGGCGTCGGCTCGATCGACTACCCGGGCGGCGACATCGCCGGCGGTTCCCGCTTCTTCCTCGAGAAGTTCTTCGACCAGCACAGCCACGACGAAGGCAGTTCCACCGACTGGCGCGCCGACGCGATCTACACGCCGGCCGACAAGGGCTTCTTCCGCGGCTTCGCCGGCGGCGTGCGCATCGCCAAGCGCCGGGCGGCGTCGATCCACGGCATCGAAGGGTCGGTCAACCATCCGGGCGCCTATTCGCCCAACCAGGTGATGATCAACTCGATCCCCGGCTTCACGTGCCCTTCGCTAAGCCCCGCGGGCAACTACGGCGCCGCGACGTTTGCCGTGCCGTGCGCCAGCTACCTGCTGAACAACACCAGCGACCTGCGCCAGGCGTTCACGGGGTCGACCACGCCGAACCCGGAAGACCCGCTGTCGTACTACGCCGACATCGAGAAGACCCAGGCCCTGTACGGCAAGGCCGACATCGCGTTCGACGCGTGGTCGGTGCCGGTGGACGGGTCGGTCGGCGTGCGCGCCGTGCGCACCGAGCAGGACCTGCGCGGCAACTCGCTGATCAACAATGCGGTGGTGGCGGCCAGCACCAAGACGACGTCCACCGACTACCTGCCGAACCTTGCGCTGCGCGCCAAGTTACGCGAGGACCTGCAGGCCCGCTTCACGTGGGTCAAGGCCACCCAGCGGCCGGCGTTTGCCGACTTCAACCCTGGCCTGGTGCTGCACGCGGCGGGCAACACGACGCTGGCGACCGGCACCTCGGGCAATCCGAACCTGAAGCCGATCGAGAGCAAGAACATGGACGTGGCGCTGGAGTGGTACTTCGCGCCCACCGGCTCCGTGACGGGCACCGTGTTCTCGCATGAGTTCAAGAACTACATCCGCCGCAAGTCCACGCCGGAGACCTACGACGGCATCACGTATGACGTCAGCCGGCCGTACAACACGAGCGAGGGCAAGCTCGAAGGCATCGAGATCGCCTACAAGCAGTTCTACGACTGGCTGCCCGGCTGGCTGGGCGGCTTCGGCCTGGAAGCGAACGGCACCTACATGCACGGCGGGCTGACGGAGCCGGACGGGAAGGTCAACAGCTTTGCCGGCATGTCGAAGTGGGCATACAACCTGATCGGCCTTTACGAACGGGGCGACTGGTCGGCCCGGGTGGCCTACAACTGGCGCTCGCGCTTCGTCTCCGAGTACGCCTACCGGGCCACGCAGTACGACCTGGTGGTCGATCCGATGAAGTCTCTGGACGCTTCCATCACCTACAAGCTGACCAAGAATCTCAGCCTGACGGTGGACGGCACCAACCTGACCGACTTCAAGTACAAGGACTACCACTCGGAGCCGGCACTGGCGCGCGACATCCGCCGTTACGACCGCACCATCGGCGTGGCGCTGCGCTGGAAGAACTAA